One window of the Bos indicus isolate NIAB-ARS_2022 breed Sahiwal x Tharparkar chromosome 15, NIAB-ARS_B.indTharparkar_mat_pri_1.0, whole genome shotgun sequence genome contains the following:
- the LOC109569234 gene encoding olfactory receptor 5AN6-like has product MAGGRNSTTITEFILLGFFEFPQLTAVLFSIFLGIYLVTVSWNLGLIAVIRMDSRLHTPMYFFLSNLSLLDTCYISIIAPRMLSDFFRKHKLISFTGCIMQYFLFSSLGLTECSLLAAMAYDRYVAICSPLLYTATMCPSLCVQMVAGSCVTGFLGSFIQLCALLQLHFCGPNIINHFFCDLPQLLTLSCSDTLFFQVMTSVLTVIFGLMSVLVIMISYGYIVATIVKITSAEGRSKAFNTCASHLTAVTLFFGLGIFVYMYPNSGGSLSQSKLASVLYTVIIPMLNPLIYSLRNKEIKDALSIWKKKLFSWCY; this is encoded by the coding sequence ATGGCTGGAGGAAGGAACAGTACAACAATCACAGAGTTTATCCTCTTGGGGTTCTTTGAGTTTCCACAGCTCACCGCTGTCCTCTTTTCAATATTCCTAGGGATCTACCTGGTGACAGTGTCTTGGAACCTGGGACTCATCGCCGTCATCAGGATGGACTCCCGTTTGCACACGCctatgtacttcttcctcagtaACCTGTCCTTGCTGGACACTTGCTATATATCCATCATAGCTCCTAGAATGCTCTCAGACTTCTTCAGGAAGCATAAACTCATCTCCTTTACGGGGTGCATCATGCAGTACTTCTTGTTCTCTAGCCTGGGCCTGACTGAGTGCAGTCTGCTGGCGGCCATGGCTTATGATCGCTACGTCGCCATTTGCAGTCCTCTGCTCTACACAGCCACCATGTGCCCCTCTCTCTGCGTGCAGATGGTGGCAGGATCTTGTGTAACTGGATTCCTCGGCTCGTTCATTCAGTTGTGTGCCTTACTTCAGCTCCACTTCTGTGGACCAAACATCATCAACCATTTCTTCTGCGACCTGCCCCAACTGCTAACCCTATCCTGCTCGGACACCTTGTTCTTTCAAGTCATGACATCTGTGCTCACAGTCATCTTTGGGCTCATGTCTGTCTTGGTTATCATGATATCCTATGGTTACATTGTTGCCACCATTGTGAAGATCACTTCAGCTGAAGGCCGGTCCAAAGCCTTCAACACTTGTGCTTCTCACCTGACAGCAGTGACCCTCTTCTTTGGCTTGGGTATCTTTGTTTATATGTATCCTAATTCTGGCGGTTCCTTGAGCCAAAGCAAGCTGGCATCTGTCTTGTACACTGTTATAATCCCCATGCTAAATCCATTGATCTATAGCTTGCggaacaaagaaatcaaagatgccCTAAGCATATGGAAGAAGAAACTCTTTTCCTGGTGTTACTGA